A section of the Labrus mixtus chromosome 15, fLabMix1.1, whole genome shotgun sequence genome encodes:
- the copz1 gene encoding coatomer subunit zeta-1 isoform X1: MLPLLQQEPSLYTVKAVLILDNDGDRLYAKYYDDTYPTVKEQKAFEKNIFNKTHRTDSEIALLEGLTVVYKSNIDLFFYVIGSSHENELMLMSVLNCLFDSLSQMLRKNVERRALLENMEGLFLAVDEIVDGGVILESDPQQVVHRVALRGDDVPLTEQTVTQVLQSAKEQIKWSLLR; this comes from the exons ATGCTTCCCCTTCTGCAACAGGAACCATCCCTCTACACTGTCAAAGCAGTCCTGATCCTAGACAACGATGGAGACAGGCTCTATGCCAAG TATTATGACGATACATACCCTACTGTGAAGGAGCAGAAGGCGTttgagaagaacattttcaacaaaacacacaggacagacA GTGAGATAGCACTACTCGAGGGCCTAACAGTTGTCTACAAGAGCAACATAGACCTCTTCTTTTACGTGATTGGAAGTTCCCATGAAAATGAG CTCATGCTCATGTCTGTTCTAAATTGCCTTTTTGATTCGCTCAGTCAGATGTTGAG AAAAAATGTTGAGCGGAGGGCTTTATTGGAGAACATGGAGGGGCTCTTCCTGGCTGTGGATGAGATTGTCGATGGAGG GGTGATCCTTGAGAGTGACCCACAACAAGTTGTGCACCGTGTGGCTCTCAGA GGGGATGATGTGCCTTTGACAGAGCAGACAGTCACACAA gtTCTTCAGTCGGCCAAAGAACAGATCAAGTGGTCACTCCTGCGATAG
- the copz1 gene encoding coatomer subunit zeta-1 isoform X2, which produces MDSPILEPSLYTVKAVLILDNDGDRLYAKYYDDTYPTVKEQKAFEKNIFNKTHRTDSEIALLEGLTVVYKSNIDLFFYVIGSSHENELMLMSVLNCLFDSLSQMLRKNVERRALLENMEGLFLAVDEIVDGGVILESDPQQVVHRVALRGDDVPLTEQTVTQVLQSAKEQIKWSLLR; this is translated from the exons atggaTTCTCCCATACTG GAACCATCCCTCTACACTGTCAAAGCAGTCCTGATCCTAGACAACGATGGAGACAGGCTCTATGCCAAG TATTATGACGATACATACCCTACTGTGAAGGAGCAGAAGGCGTttgagaagaacattttcaacaaaacacacaggacagacA GTGAGATAGCACTACTCGAGGGCCTAACAGTTGTCTACAAGAGCAACATAGACCTCTTCTTTTACGTGATTGGAAGTTCCCATGAAAATGAG CTCATGCTCATGTCTGTTCTAAATTGCCTTTTTGATTCGCTCAGTCAGATGTTGAG AAAAAATGTTGAGCGGAGGGCTTTATTGGAGAACATGGAGGGGCTCTTCCTGGCTGTGGATGAGATTGTCGATGGAGG GGTGATCCTTGAGAGTGACCCACAACAAGTTGTGCACCGTGTGGCTCTCAGA GGGGATGATGTGCCTTTGACAGAGCAGACAGTCACACAA gtTCTTCAGTCGGCCAAAGAACAGATCAAGTGGTCACTCCTGCGATAG